The following coding sequences are from one Mycobacterium bourgelatii window:
- the typA gene encoding translational GTPase TypA codes for MSFRNVAIVAHVDHGKTTLVDAMLRQSGALHERGEVQERVMDSGDLEREKGITILAKNTSVHRHHPDGTVTVINVIDTPGHADFGGEVERGLSMVDGVLLLVDASEGPLPQTRFVLRKALTAHLPVILVVNKTDRPDARIAEVVEASHDLLLDVASDLDDEAAKAAEHALGLPTLYASGRAGIASTTQPADGEVPDGTNLDPLFEVLLNHVPPPKGDPEAPLQALVTNLDASAFLGRLALVRIYNGKLRKGQQVAWMREVDGVPVITSAKITELLATEGVERSATEEATAGDIVAVAGLPDIMIGDTLADPDHAHALPRITVDEPAISVTIGTNTSPLAGKVSGHKLTARMVRNRLDQELVGNVSIRVVDIGRPDAWEVQGRGELALAVLVETMRREGFELTVGKPQVVTKTIDGQLHEPFEAMTIDCPEEFVGAITQLMAGRKGRMEEMTNHAAGWVRMDFIVPSRGLIGFRTDFLTLTRGTGIANAVFDGYRPWAGEIRARHSGSLVSDRTGTITPFALLQLADRGQFFVEPGQDTYEGMVVGINPRPEDLDINVTREKKLTNMRSSTADVIETLAKPLELDLERAMEFCAPDECVEVTPEIIRVRKVELDATARARSRSRAKARG; via the coding sequence GTGTCATTCCGCAATGTCGCCATCGTCGCGCACGTCGACCACGGCAAAACCACGCTGGTCGACGCGATGTTGCGGCAGTCCGGAGCGCTGCATGAGCGCGGTGAAGTGCAGGAACGCGTCATGGACAGCGGTGACCTGGAGCGGGAGAAGGGCATCACGATCCTGGCCAAGAACACCTCCGTCCACCGGCACCACCCGGACGGGACGGTGACAGTGATCAATGTCATCGACACTCCCGGACACGCCGATTTCGGCGGTGAAGTCGAGCGTGGACTGTCGATGGTGGACGGGGTGCTGCTGCTCGTAGACGCCTCCGAAGGACCGCTGCCGCAGACGCGCTTTGTATTAAGGAAAGCCCTCACCGCCCACCTGCCGGTGATCCTCGTCGTCAACAAGACCGACCGGCCCGACGCCCGCATCGCCGAGGTGGTGGAAGCCAGCCACGACTTGTTACTCGACGTTGCGTCCGACCTCGACGACGAAGCAGCCAAGGCCGCCGAACACGCGTTGGGCCTACCGACTCTGTACGCATCCGGGCGTGCCGGTATCGCCAGCACCACTCAACCCGCTGATGGCGAGGTTCCCGACGGGACGAACCTCGATCCGCTGTTCGAGGTCCTCCTGAACCACGTCCCACCGCCGAAGGGCGACCCCGAAGCGCCGCTGCAGGCCCTGGTCACCAACCTCGACGCGTCGGCCTTCCTCGGCCGGCTCGCGCTCGTCCGCATCTACAACGGCAAGCTGCGCAAGGGCCAACAGGTGGCGTGGATGCGCGAGGTGGACGGGGTGCCGGTCATCACCAGCGCCAAGATCACCGAACTGCTGGCGACCGAGGGCGTCGAGCGCAGCGCGACAGAGGAGGCGACAGCAGGAGACATTGTTGCCGTCGCGGGACTGCCCGACATCATGATCGGCGACACCCTGGCCGATCCCGACCATGCCCACGCCCTGCCCCGCATCACCGTCGACGAGCCGGCTATTTCGGTGACGATCGGTACCAACACCTCGCCGCTGGCGGGCAAGGTGTCGGGGCACAAGCTGACCGCGCGCATGGTCCGCAACCGCCTCGACCAGGAGCTGGTCGGCAACGTCTCGATCCGGGTCGTCGACATCGGCCGTCCCGACGCGTGGGAGGTGCAAGGCCGCGGCGAGCTGGCGCTGGCCGTGCTGGTCGAGACCATGCGCCGGGAGGGCTTCGAGCTCACGGTCGGCAAGCCGCAGGTGGTCACCAAGACGATCGACGGCCAGCTGCACGAGCCGTTCGAGGCGATGACCATCGACTGCCCCGAGGAATTCGTCGGCGCCATAACGCAATTGATGGCCGGCCGCAAAGGCCGTATGGAGGAGATGACCAATCACGCCGCCGGGTGGGTCCGGATGGACTTCATCGTGCCCAGCCGCGGACTGATCGGCTTCCGCACCGACTTCCTCACGCTGACCCGCGGCACCGGCATCGCCAACGCCGTGTTCGACGGTTACCGGCCGTGGGCGGGCGAGATCCGCGCCCGTCACTCCGGCTCGCTGGTGTCTGACCGCACCGGCACCATCACTCCGTTCGCGCTGCTTCAGCTCGCCGACCGGGGGCAGTTCTTCGTCGAACCGGGGCAGGACACCTACGAGGGCATGGTCGTGGGAATCAACCCCCGCCCGGAGGATCTCGACATCAACGTCACCCGGGAAAAGAAGCTGACCAACATGCGGTCTTCCACTGCCGACGTCATCGAGACGCTGGCCAAGCCGCTCGAACTCGACCTGGAACGCGCCATGGAGTTCTGCGCGCCCGACGAGTGCGTCGAGGTGACCCCGGAGATCATCCGGGTGCGCAAGGTCGAACTGGACGCCACCGCACGGGCCCGCAGCCGTTCGCGGGCAAAGGCTCGGGGCTGA
- a CDS encoding serine/threonine-protein kinase produces the protein MDEVAFGRYQLHELIGEGGMGHVYKAHDTAIGRDVAIKVLPPEMATLDGYRERFRREAQIAARLTEPHIIPIHDTGEIDGRLYLVMPIVEGVDVQTLLRRDGPMSPPQAVRVIEQLAAALNAAHRNGLVHRDVKPSNALMTSDGHVYLIDFGIAHDAEATRLTQTGAMIGTCSYMAPERFLEGGSIDARADVYALTCVLHECLTGTTPFRGTSMEQQIAAHLSKEPPKPNASNPDIPAGFDEVIARGMAKEPNERYQSAAELAEAAQQALGQPAPQPQSAVPPEPSRPAEPAASAAPETQPLEPAISLGTFAYALFGVVVLWSVTAGLLAPWRDASWDPKDGAIPSLFMWACILTVIPGLVLLALGRERTHVVRTMAGRALVTLGLGTLLFRLLGWELTPFLGIAGVLSAAVPLYPRVPALARGYLICGLGVLALALLDTLARPLDVRIGSLQLVLGASIGLLWVVAALITARSADQSPTPPARR, from the coding sequence ATGGATGAGGTGGCGTTCGGGCGCTACCAATTGCACGAATTGATCGGTGAAGGTGGCATGGGTCACGTCTACAAGGCCCATGACACCGCGATCGGCCGCGACGTCGCTATCAAGGTGCTGCCACCCGAAATGGCCACCCTGGACGGCTATCGGGAGAGATTCCGCCGCGAGGCCCAGATCGCCGCCCGCCTGACCGAGCCGCACATCATTCCCATCCACGACACCGGCGAGATCGACGGACGCCTCTACCTGGTGATGCCGATCGTCGAGGGCGTCGACGTGCAGACCTTGCTGCGGCGGGACGGACCGATGAGCCCGCCACAGGCGGTGCGGGTGATTGAACAGTTGGCCGCGGCGCTGAATGCGGCGCACCGAAACGGCCTGGTGCACCGCGACGTCAAACCGTCCAACGCACTGATGACGTCCGACGGGCACGTCTACCTCATCGACTTCGGCATCGCCCACGACGCCGAGGCGACCCGCCTGACCCAGACCGGGGCGATGATCGGCACCTGCTCCTACATGGCGCCGGAACGCTTTCTCGAAGGCGGGTCTATTGACGCCCGCGCCGACGTCTACGCGCTGACCTGCGTGCTGCACGAATGCCTGACCGGCACGACGCCGTTCCGCGGCACCAGCATGGAACAGCAGATCGCCGCACACCTGAGCAAGGAGCCGCCCAAGCCCAACGCGTCGAATCCCGATATCCCAGCGGGATTCGATGAAGTCATCGCCCGCGGGATGGCCAAGGAACCCAATGAGCGGTATCAATCGGCCGCCGAACTGGCGGAGGCCGCGCAGCAAGCGCTGGGTCAGCCGGCCCCGCAGCCGCAATCCGCCGTGCCGCCAGAGCCGTCCAGGCCGGCGGAGCCGGCAGCATCAGCAGCGCCCGAAACCCAGCCTCTCGAACCCGCCATCAGCCTCGGGACATTCGCGTATGCGCTGTTCGGCGTGGTGGTGTTGTGGTCGGTGACGGCGGGTCTGCTGGCCCCATGGCGGGATGCCAGCTGGGATCCGAAGGACGGCGCTATCCCAAGCCTTTTCATGTGGGCATGCATCCTTACCGTGATCCCGGGGCTGGTGTTGTTGGCGCTGGGCCGCGAGCGAACACACGTCGTTCGGACCATGGCGGGTCGGGCACTTGTCACGCTGGGCTTGGGCACCTTGCTTTTTCGACTGCTGGGTTGGGAACTAACCCCCTTCCTCGGGATCGCCGGCGTTCTTTCTGCGGCCGTTCCGCTCTACCCCCGAGTCCCCGCCCTGGCGCGCGGATACCTGATCTGCGGCCTCGGTGTCTTGGCGCTGGCCTTGCTCGACACACTTGCGCGCCCACTGGATGTGCGCATTGGGTCGCTACAACTGGTGCTCGGAGCCTCCATCGGCCTGCTCTGGGTGGTGGCCGCGCTGATCACGGCCCGCTCAGCCGATCAGTCACCAACCCCGCCGGCGCGGCGCTGA
- a CDS encoding nitrate reductase subunit alpha, protein MTVIPRVGGPLEELLQRSGRFFTPGEISPDLRTVTRRGGREGDVFYRDRWSHDKVVRSTHGVNCTGSCSWKIYVKNGIITWETQQTDYPSVGPDRPEYEPRGCPRGASFSWYSYSPTRVRYPYARGVLVEMYREAKARLGDPVLAWADIQSDPQRRRRYQQARGKGGLVRVSWPEATEMIAAAHVHTIKTYGPDRVAGFTPIPAMSMVSHAAGSRFIELIGGVMTSFYDWYADLPVASPQVFGDQTDVPESGDWWDASYLVMWGSNVPITRTPDAHWMAEVRYRGTKVVVVSPDYADNTKFADEWMRCAAGTDAALAMAMGHVILTECYVRKQVPFFVDYVRRYTDLPFLIKLERRAQGLVPGKFLTAADIGQELDNAAFKPALLDQVTDSVVVPHGSLGFRYGEDGVGKWNLDLGSVIPALSVSGSGDAELVELPRFDTVDGHGETVSRGVPVRRVGEHLVCTVFDLMLAHYGVAREGLPGHWPAGYDDATQQNTPAWQETITGVPAAQAIRIAKEFARNAEESGGRSMVIMGGGICHWFHSDVMYRSVLALLMLTGSMGRNGGGWAHYVGQEKVRPLSGWQTMANATDWVRPPRQVPGASYWYAHTDQWRYDSHAADKLSSPLGRGRFAHKQTMDLLASAAAMGWSPFYPQFDRSSLDVADEAHAAGQDVSAYVTDQLAQRNLKLAVTDPDNPVNWPRVLTMWRANLIGSSGKGGEYFLRHLLGTDSNVQAQHPDPDIPEGKLDLMMSIDFRMTSTTLMSDVVLPAATWYEKADLSSTDMHPYVHAFSPAVDPPWETRSDFDAFAAIARAFSGLARRHLGTRTDVVLTALQHDTPDAMAYPDGTQRNWLETGETPVPGKTMGNLTVVERDYAAIYDKLLSLGPLVERFGITVKGYTVHPFREVSELAAKFGVMNSGVAVGRPAITTAQRMADTILALSGTCNGRLAVEGFLELEKRTGQRLSQLAEGSEERRITYADTQARPVPVITSPEWSGSETGGRRYAPFTINIEHLKPFHTLTGRMHFYLAHDWIEELGEQLPVYRPPLDMARLFDQPQLGHCVDGIALTVRYLTPHSKWSFHSTYQDNLYMLSLSRGGPTMWMSPGDAAKIRVRDNDWVEAVNVNGIFVCRAIVSHRMPDGVVFVYHVQERTVDTPRTETSNKRGGNHNALTRVRIKPSHLAGGYGQHAFAFNYLGPTGNQRDEVTIVRRRSQEVTY, encoded by the coding sequence GTGACGGTCATACCTCGTGTCGGCGGACCGCTCGAGGAGTTGTTACAGCGTAGCGGGCGCTTCTTCACCCCCGGTGAGATATCGCCTGACCTGCGCACGGTGACCCGCCGCGGCGGCCGCGAGGGTGACGTTTTCTACCGGGACCGGTGGAGTCACGACAAGGTGGTTCGGTCCACTCACGGCGTCAACTGCACGGGCTCGTGCTCGTGGAAGATCTACGTCAAGAACGGAATCATCACCTGGGAAACCCAACAAACGGACTATCCGTCGGTGGGGCCCGACCGCCCCGAATACGAGCCGCGCGGCTGCCCCCGCGGCGCGTCGTTCTCCTGGTACAGCTATTCGCCGACCCGGGTGCGCTATCCGTATGCCCGGGGGGTGCTGGTCGAGATGTATCGCGAGGCCAAAGCCCGCCTGGGGGACCCGGTGTTGGCGTGGGCCGACATCCAGTCAGATCCCCAGCGCCGTCGCCGCTATCAGCAGGCTCGCGGCAAGGGCGGACTGGTCCGGGTGAGCTGGCCCGAAGCGACCGAGATGATCGCGGCGGCCCACGTGCACACCATCAAGACGTACGGTCCGGACCGGGTTGCGGGCTTCACGCCGATCCCGGCGATGTCGATGGTCAGCCACGCGGCAGGTTCGCGTTTCATTGAACTCATCGGCGGCGTGATGACGTCGTTCTACGACTGGTACGCCGACCTGCCGGTGGCCTCGCCGCAGGTCTTCGGTGACCAGACCGACGTGCCCGAGTCCGGGGACTGGTGGGACGCTTCGTATTTGGTCATGTGGGGTTCCAACGTGCCGATCACCCGAACCCCCGACGCGCACTGGATGGCCGAGGTCCGCTACCGCGGGACCAAGGTGGTGGTGGTCAGCCCAGACTATGCGGACAACACCAAATTTGCCGACGAGTGGATGCGTTGCGCCGCGGGCACGGACGCCGCGCTGGCCATGGCGATGGGCCACGTAATTCTCACCGAATGCTATGTGCGCAAACAGGTTCCGTTCTTCGTAGACTATGTGCGTCGCTACACCGATCTGCCGTTCCTGATCAAGCTGGAACGCCGGGCCCAGGGACTGGTGCCAGGAAAGTTCCTGACCGCGGCCGACATTGGCCAGGAACTCGACAATGCGGCGTTCAAACCGGCGTTGCTCGACCAGGTCACTGACTCGGTCGTCGTGCCGCACGGTTCGCTCGGATTCCGCTACGGCGAGGACGGCGTCGGAAAGTGGAACCTGGACCTTGGGTCGGTGATCCCCGCGCTGAGCGTCTCCGGCTCCGGCGATGCCGAACTCGTCGAGTTGCCGCGCTTCGACACCGTCGACGGCCACGGCGAAACGGTGTCGCGCGGCGTTCCGGTGCGTCGGGTCGGCGAGCATCTTGTGTGCACGGTGTTCGATCTGATGCTGGCGCACTACGGCGTGGCGCGCGAGGGTCTGCCCGGGCACTGGCCCGCTGGCTACGACGACGCCACCCAGCAGAACACCCCGGCGTGGCAGGAGACGATTACCGGTGTGCCGGCCGCGCAGGCCATCCGTATCGCCAAGGAATTCGCCCGCAACGCAGAGGAATCCGGCGGCCGATCGATGGTCATCATGGGCGGGGGCATCTGTCACTGGTTCCACAGCGACGTCATGTACCGATCCGTGCTGGCGCTGCTGATGCTGACCGGGTCGATGGGGCGCAACGGCGGGGGATGGGCGCACTACGTGGGCCAGGAGAAGGTCCGCCCGCTGAGCGGGTGGCAGACGATGGCCAACGCGACCGACTGGGTCCGGCCCCCGCGGCAGGTCCCGGGTGCGTCGTACTGGTATGCGCACACCGACCAGTGGCGCTACGACAGCCACGCCGCCGACAAGCTGAGCAGTCCGCTGGGCCGTGGCCGGTTCGCCCACAAACAGACCATGGACCTGCTGGCGTCGGCGGCGGCGATGGGGTGGAGCCCGTTCTACCCGCAGTTCGACCGGTCCAGTCTGGACGTGGCCGACGAGGCGCACGCCGCGGGACAAGACGTCTCGGCATACGTCACCGACCAACTGGCGCAACGCAATTTGAAGCTGGCCGTCACCGATCCGGACAACCCGGTCAACTGGCCGCGGGTGTTGACCATGTGGCGGGCCAACCTGATTGGCTCTTCCGGCAAGGGTGGCGAGTACTTTCTGCGGCACCTGCTGGGTACCGATTCCAACGTGCAGGCGCAACATCCGGACCCCGACATACCGGAGGGCAAGCTCGACCTGATGATGTCGATCGACTTCCGCATGACGTCGACGACGTTGATGTCGGACGTGGTGCTGCCCGCCGCCACCTGGTACGAAAAGGCCGACCTGTCCAGCACCGACATGCACCCGTATGTGCATGCGTTCAGCCCGGCGGTCGATCCGCCGTGGGAAACGCGTTCGGATTTCGATGCATTCGCCGCCATCGCTCGCGCGTTCAGCGGGCTGGCCAGGCGCCATCTCGGCACCCGGACCGACGTGGTGCTGACCGCGCTGCAGCACGACACCCCCGACGCCATGGCCTATCCCGATGGCACTCAACGGAACTGGTTGGAGACCGGCGAGACACCGGTGCCCGGCAAGACCATGGGCAACCTCACCGTGGTGGAACGCGACTACGCAGCAATCTACGACAAGTTGCTCTCCCTGGGCCCGCTCGTCGAGCGGTTCGGGATTACCGTCAAAGGCTATACCGTACATCCCTTCCGCGAGGTCAGCGAACTGGCGGCCAAGTTCGGGGTGATGAATTCCGGTGTTGCAGTGGGCCGCCCGGCGATCACCACCGCCCAGCGGATGGCCGACACCATTCTGGCGCTGTCCGGGACGTGCAACGGCCGCCTCGCCGTCGAAGGGTTTCTGGAGTTGGAGAAGCGCACCGGGCAGCGGCTGTCACAGTTGGCCGAAGGCAGCGAGGAGCGCCGCATCACCTACGCCGACACCCAGGCGCGTCCCGTCCCGGTGATCACCAGCCCGGAATGGTCGGGCAGTGAGACCGGCGGGCGCCGCTATGCCCCGTTCACCATCAACATCGAACACCTCAAACCGTTTCACACCCTGACCGGCCGGATGCATTTCTACCTGGCCCATGACTGGATCGAGGAGCTCGGCGAACAGCTGCCGGTATACCGGCCACCCCTGGACATGGCGCGGCTGTTCGACCAGCCGCAGCTCGGACACTGCGTGGACGGAATCGCCCTCACCGTAAGGTATTTGACACCGCATTCGAAGTGGTCGTTTCACTCGACCTACCAGGACAACCTGTACATGCTGTCGCTGTCGCGCGGAGGGCCGACGATGTGGATGAGCCCCGGCGACGCCGCCAAAATCAGAGTGCGCGACAACGATTGGGTGGAGGCGGTCAACGTCAACGGCATCTTTGTCTGCCGCGCGATCGTCTCGCACCGCATGCCCGACGGGGTCGTGTTCGTCTATCACGTGCAAGAGCGCACCGTGGACACGCCACGCACCGAGACCAGCAACAAGCGCGGCGGCAACCACAACGCGCTGACCCGGGTGCGGATCAAGCCCAGCCATCTCGCCGGCGGCTATGGCCAGCACGCGTTTGCCTTCAACTACCTAGGCCCCACCGGAAACCAGCGCGACGAGGTGACCATCGTGCGCCGTCGCAGCCAGGAGGTGACTTACTAG
- a CDS encoding 4a-hydroxytetrahydrobiopterin dehydratase: MAVLTDDQVDAALPELDGWERADGALRRSIKFPAFLDGIDAVRRVAEHAERKDHHPDIDIRWRTVTFKLVTHSAGGITQNDIDMARDINGILGS, translated from the coding sequence ATGGCTGTGTTAACGGATGACCAGGTAGACGCCGCACTGCCCGAACTCGATGGATGGGAGCGTGCCGACGGCGCCCTGCGCCGCTCCATCAAATTCCCGGCGTTTCTGGACGGCATCGACGCCGTGCGCCGGGTCGCCGAGCACGCCGAGCGCAAGGACCATCACCCCGATATCGATATCCGTTGGCGGACAGTCACTTTCAAGTTGGTGACGCATTCCGCGGGTGGGATCACGCAAAACGACATCGACATGGCGCGCGACATCAACGGGATCCTCGGAAGCTAG
- the narI gene encoding respiratory nitrate reductase subunit gamma: protein MTVKLIEIFWDDVPYVVLAIVVIGAWWRYRYDKFGWTTRSSQLFESRLLSIGSPLFHFGSLMVIMGHVAGLFIPESWTRDMGMTDHLYHLQALLLGVPAGTATLVGIGLLIYRRRVNTRVRLATSRNDKVMYVVLVCALVAGMSCTLIGATHFGELHDYRQRVSVWFRSIWILDPRGDLMSQAAFYYQLHVLLAMMLFALWPYTRLVHAFSAPVMYLFRPYIVYRSRDVADNNQLVGSAPRRRGW from the coding sequence ATGACAGTGAAGTTGATCGAAATCTTTTGGGACGACGTGCCGTACGTCGTGTTGGCGATCGTGGTGATCGGCGCCTGGTGGCGGTATCGGTATGACAAGTTCGGCTGGACCACCCGTTCGTCGCAGCTCTTCGAGTCACGGTTGCTGTCCATCGGCAGTCCGTTGTTCCATTTCGGCAGTCTCATGGTGATCATGGGACACGTTGCGGGGCTGTTCATTCCGGAATCCTGGACGCGGGACATGGGGATGACCGATCACCTGTATCACTTGCAGGCGCTGCTGCTCGGCGTTCCCGCGGGCACGGCAACGTTGGTCGGCATCGGGTTGTTGATCTACCGGCGACGGGTGAACACCCGAGTTCGCCTGGCCACCTCCCGCAACGACAAGGTGATGTACGTGGTGCTGGTGTGCGCCCTGGTGGCCGGCATGTCCTGCACCCTGATCGGCGCCACACATTTCGGCGAGCTGCACGACTACCGGCAGCGGGTGTCGGTCTGGTTCCGGTCGATTTGGATCCTCGATCCGCGCGGTGACCTGATGTCCCAGGCCGCGTTCTACTACCAGTTGCACGTGCTGCTGGCGATGATGTTGTTCGCGCTGTGGCCGTACACCCGCTTGGTGCACGCGTTTAGCGCTCCGGTCATGTATCTGTTCCGGCCCTACATCGTCTATCGCAGCCGAGACGTGGCCGACAACAATCAGTTAGTGGGTTCAGCGCCGCGCCGGCGGGGTTGGTGA
- the narJ gene encoding nitrate reductase molybdenum cofactor assembly chaperone, producing MKSLTKTRGGGSGLQDRLVWQCASLLLGYPDEKFGDRLDTAEELLGHIGRTTTALLGETLAALRAREPMAAATEYVATFDMRRRATMYLTYWTAGDTRNRGREMLAFADVYRDAGVEPPHGEAPDYLPLVLEFAATVAPVSGRRLLTQHRVPIDVLRGALAEAGSPYEHTIAAVCATLPVASDQDVRRAQHLAQAGPPAEAVGLQPFTLTVPPRRGG from the coding sequence ATGAAGTCGTTAACCAAAACCAGGGGCGGCGGTAGCGGGCTGCAAGACCGGCTGGTGTGGCAATGCGCCTCGCTGTTGCTGGGCTATCCCGACGAAAAGTTCGGTGACCGACTGGATACTGCCGAAGAACTGCTTGGTCACATCGGTCGGACGACCACGGCGCTGCTTGGGGAGACGCTCGCGGCGCTACGTGCCCGCGAGCCGATGGCCGCGGCGACAGAATATGTGGCGACTTTCGACATGCGTCGGCGCGCCACGATGTACCTGACGTATTGGACGGCCGGCGACACCCGCAACCGAGGCCGCGAGATGCTGGCCTTCGCCGATGTCTACCGGGATGCCGGGGTGGAGCCGCCACACGGCGAGGCACCGGATTATCTGCCGCTGGTGCTGGAGTTCGCCGCGACCGTCGCACCGGTCTCCGGCCGGCGGTTGCTCACCCAGCATCGGGTGCCGATCGATGTGCTGCGTGGCGCCCTGGCCGAGGCCGGATCGCCCTACGAGCACACGATCGCGGCGGTATGCGCCACCCTGCCCGTCGCTTCCGATCAGGATGTACGCCGTGCGCAACACCTGGCCCAGGCCGGACCCCCGGCGGAAGCCGTTGGACTGCAGCCATTTACGCTGACGGTCCCGCCGAGGCGGGGTGGATGA
- the narH gene encoding nitrate reductase subunit beta, which translates to MKVMAQMAMVMNLDKCIGCHTCSVTCKQTWTNRPGTEYVWFNNVETRPGVGYPRAYEDQDRWRGGWVRDKRGRLRLRDGGRIEKLLRIFANPRLPTLDDYYEPWTYDYENLTRAPAGDTFPTAAPHSQITGEPMKVSAGPNWDDNLAGSTESLPNDPILQKISAEVKLRLEETFMFYLPRICEHCLNPSCVASCPSGAMYKRAEDGIVLVDQDRCRGWRMCVSGCPYKKVYFNHKTGKAEKCTMCYPRIEVGLPTVCSETCVGRLRYLGLVFYDVDRVAEAASVEHDTDLYGAQCRILLDPNDPEVIAGARAQGISEEWIDAAQRSPVYALISTYRVALPLHPEYRTMPMVWYIPPLSPVVDAVSQSGHDGEDLGNLFGALDALRIPIQYLAELFTAGDTEVVAGVLRRLAAMRSYMRDINLGRETQPHIPHAVGMTEEQIYNMYRLLAIAKYEDRYVIPTAYVGELPDDGMSDEMGCSLSFEGGPGMYEDAPVPVAVESFHAVREPRTNLLNWDGRGQPASLFPQRVQ; encoded by the coding sequence ATGAAAGTCATGGCGCAGATGGCGATGGTGATGAACCTCGACAAATGCATTGGCTGCCACACCTGTTCGGTGACCTGCAAGCAGACTTGGACCAACCGGCCCGGGACCGAGTATGTGTGGTTCAACAACGTCGAAACCCGTCCCGGCGTCGGCTATCCACGCGCGTACGAGGATCAGGACCGGTGGCGCGGTGGCTGGGTGCGCGACAAGCGGGGGCGGTTGCGCCTGCGCGACGGCGGCCGAATCGAAAAGCTGTTACGGATTTTCGCCAACCCCAGGCTCCCGACCCTCGACGACTACTACGAGCCGTGGACCTACGACTACGAGAACCTGACCCGGGCGCCGGCTGGGGACACATTCCCGACCGCCGCGCCGCACAGCCAGATCACCGGTGAACCGATGAAGGTGTCGGCGGGTCCGAACTGGGACGACAACCTGGCCGGCTCAACGGAAAGCCTGCCCAATGACCCGATCCTGCAGAAGATCAGCGCCGAGGTGAAACTCAGGCTCGAAGAGACCTTCATGTTCTACCTGCCACGGATCTGCGAACACTGCCTCAACCCGTCGTGTGTGGCCTCGTGCCCGTCGGGCGCAATGTACAAGCGCGCCGAGGACGGCATCGTGCTCGTCGATCAGGACAGGTGCCGCGGCTGGCGGATGTGTGTGTCGGGATGCCCTTACAAGAAGGTGTATTTCAACCACAAGACCGGCAAGGCCGAGAAGTGCACCATGTGCTATCCGCGCATCGAGGTCGGGTTGCCGACGGTCTGCTCGGAAACCTGTGTCGGACGGCTGCGCTACCTCGGGTTGGTGTTTTACGACGTCGACCGGGTGGCCGAGGCGGCGTCGGTGGAACACGACACCGATTTGTATGGTGCGCAGTGCCGAATCCTGTTGGATCCCAATGATCCCGAGGTGATCGCGGGTGCGCGTGCGCAGGGCATCTCCGAGGAATGGATCGACGCCGCACAGCGCTCGCCGGTGTATGCGCTGATCAGCACCTACCGGGTGGCACTGCCCCTGCATCCGGAATACCGCACCATGCCCATGGTTTGGTACATCCCGCCGCTGTCGCCGGTGGTCGACGCGGTCAGCCAGAGCGGGCACGACGGCGAGGATCTGGGCAATCTTTTCGGTGCGCTGGACGCGCTGCGCATCCCCATCCAGTATCTGGCCGAGCTGTTCACCGCGGGTGACACCGAGGTGGTCGCCGGGGTGTTGCGGCGGTTGGCGGCGATGCGGTCCTACATGCGGGATATCAATCTGGGCCGCGAAACTCAGCCGCACATCCCGCACGCCGTCGGAATGACCGAAGAGCAGATTTACAACATGTACCGGCTGCTGGCCATCGCGAAATACGAAGATCGGTATGTTATTCCGACCGCGTACGTGGGGGAGCTGCCCGACGACGGAATGTCTGACGAAATGGGCTGCTCGTTGTCGTTCGAGGGCGGGCCAGGAATGTACGAAGACGCTCCGGTGCCGGTGGCCGTCGAGAGCTTCCATGCCGTGCGTGAGCCGCGGACCAACTTGCTGAACTGGGACGGCAGGGGCCAGCCGGCCAGTCTGTTCCCGCAACGGGTCCAGTGA
- a CDS encoding (deoxy)nucleoside triphosphate pyrophosphohydrolase: MPTQIVVAGAIICGSTVLVAQRVRPPELAGRWELPGGKVAEGETEQAALARELAEELGLQVDQMTVGARLGGDVALNDKMTLRAYRVDLLRGEPHPHDHRALRWVTAAELGDVDWVPADRAWLSDLSEALEASG, translated from the coding sequence ATGCCGACCCAGATCGTCGTCGCCGGAGCCATCATCTGTGGTTCGACCGTGCTGGTGGCGCAACGGGTTCGGCCGCCGGAATTGGCCGGTCGTTGGGAGCTGCCCGGCGGCAAGGTGGCCGAGGGGGAAACCGAGCAGGCCGCACTCGCCCGTGAGCTGGCCGAGGAACTCGGTCTGCAGGTCGACCAGATGACGGTGGGTGCTCGCCTGGGCGGCGACGTCGCGCTGAACGACAAGATGACACTGCGCGCCTACCGCGTAGACCTGCTTCGCGGAGAACCGCACCCCCACGACCACCGGGCATTGCGCTGGGTCACCGCGGCCGAATTGGGCGACGTGGACTGGGTGCCGGCCGACCGTGCCTGGTTATCCGACCTGTCCGAGGCGTTAGAAGCGTCGGGCTGA